In the genome of Panthera uncia isolate 11264 chromosome X, Puncia_PCG_1.0, whole genome shotgun sequence, the window tcaatggGTATTCTTAACAAAAATAGGCAAGAAGACATCAACGCACATCTACCTAGCACATCTTGTGACTGCGAACTTGCTTGTGTGTAGTGCCATGCCTTTCATGGGTATCTATTTCCTGAAAGGTTTTCAATGGGAATATCGATCTGCACGATGCACGGTGGTCAATTTTTTGGGTACTCTATCCATGCACGTGAGTATGTTTGTCAGCGTCTTAATTTTAAGTTGGATTGCCATAAGCCGCTATGCCACCTTAATGAAAAAGGATTCAGTCCAAGAGACCACTTCGTGCTATGAGAGAGTATTTTATGGCCACTTACTGAAAAAATTTCGCCAGCCCAACTTTGCTAGAAAACTGTGTGTTTACATATGGGGAGTTGTACTCGGCATAATTATTCCAGTTATCATATACTACTCAGTTGTAGAGGctacaaaaggagaagagaacgTGTGCTATAATCGGCAGACAGAACTAGGCGCCGTGATCTCTCAGACCGCAGGTCTCATTGGAACCACATTTattggattttcatttttagtcGTACTAACATCATACTACTCTTTTGTCAGCCATCTGAGAAAAATAAGGACCTGCACATCCATTACGGAGAAAGATTTGACTTACAATTCTGTGAAAAGGCATCTTTTGGTCATCCAGGTTCTGCTAATAGTTTGCTTCCTTCCATATAGCATTTTTAAGCCCATTTTTTATGTTCTGCACCAGAGAGGGAACTGTCAGCAACTGAATTATTTAATCGAAATAAAAAACATCCTCACCTGTCTTGCATCAGCCAGAAGCAGCACAGAccccattatatttctttttttagataaaaCGTTCAAAAAGACACTATATAATCTCTTTACAAAATCTGATTCACCACATATACATCCCTATAGTTGACTTCTGACTAGAAAACACCAGCAAATAGAAAAGTGTTTGTATGGCGATTTAGGGATACTGGACTACATGATTAACAGGTCACAGCTTGATTGAGATAGCAGGCCCTAAGAAACCCTCTTTGGTTTTAGAAATAACCATAAAATTCGCTTTCCAGCTCTACTAATACTGCAAGTTGAGATGTCAGAGACTTTCAGAGGCAAAAGTcaagcatattaaaaggatctCACTGCATATGAAAGCAAGAGACCATTTTCTCTTTCAACTCAACTGTGTATGCTTTTATTCAGAACAAAACATTTCATGACTGTAGGATAAAGCAGCAAATGGTTTATGACTTTTCTCCTTTCTAGTAGTGGCAATATAAGGGCCCACCTGGGCCTAGGGTTTTGTTGgtaactttaaaaatgagtaaaagaaaaaaagtcagtcagaaaTTTCCTCACCAAAGTCCTATCTAGATGTATGAATAGTAGAGTGTAAAAAGCCAAGGCTTTATAAATGCCCTATTTTGTATTGTCTGCTCATGTTACTGTGAGACCAATAATCATTGATTCCAGTATTTATTAAGCcagtgtttttatatatttgggttagGCTTGGTCGAAATAAAAGGCTAATACAATGTCATTATATGCCAATTTTCATCACATCTTGTAAATTTTCCTCTGTATTCAATATAAATAATGTGATTAATGACAAATAGTACCTGGCAAGTAGATATGCTCAatcaatttttatgaaaattaatgaatgagtgaTAAGGGCAGTATAACAGTATTGTTGTTGAGAGACTGGTCTCTGGAGTTAGAGTCCCTGGGTTTGATCCTAGCTGAACCTCTTCTCTTACTTAGGCAGACAATCCTCAGCAACTTACTTACCCTCTTAAAGTGTTAAGTTCTTCATTTGTAGAATGGAGAAATACTACGTAATTCATAGGTACTATTATTAAATCAGTTGATGTTACTATTACAAGTAGCTGTCATTTACTAAGCATTTGCTATGGGCCAGGCACTCTGCCTCTATGCTTTGCATGTATTTTAGTCATCACCACCATAAAGGATGCCAATTTGctgatgaaaaaactgaaatacATAGATAAGTCACCCCAATTTTCTCCAATgtctaaataaatacttaaactgTAAGCATTTCTTGGTCATTTCTTTCTTCCGTGTAATCTTGTCAGGAAGATAAGTGATGGTGACTATATCCTGTGCTATGTAatgaaaaaacaatgtttttaatgtgtcttattttcccccaaagattGTACGTGCCTTTCGAGCTGTagtctgctttctctttctactcCCACGGTACTTGCATTGTCTGTTCACataaaaaccagacaaaaagttaaatgaaactGAAGTTGAATAAATGTTCATGGTAACCTGTTACTTTGTTAGAGACTGCTTAAAGACCCATTTATTCTCTACCCAGTGATTTCTTCAGTGCTCAAAAAGAAGTTTAAAGTAAGTTCACGTAGCACTTCTAAGCCTTTAATCTCATAGCATGTTTTTTGTTCCTGAATTACAAATGTGAAACAGTACGCTGTACAGATTCCCCAAGAGCCATGTGTTCAAAGTCACTAGAGGTTTTTCTAACACATCtgcaaaattttcattaaaaaagaatcaaaaacaaacagtaaatatttcccCTCTTTTTTAGTTCAATGCTTAACTGAGAGAAGAACATGTCCAGAAAAAAGTCTGAAGTAAATGCATGCTggcttcaaatatttttagtgtaCATCTATTCTTTTACAGCAGCAATCTAATTTCCGGCTGATTAATTTGCAGAGACAAAGGCAGACCTGGGAACTCCAGGCGATTTCCCTAAGTGCTGGCTGTAAACAGAGGTGTCCGATCACCGCTATCATTTTTACATAAGTGATACAGCATTAAATCTCACTGCAGTTcggagttttaaatatatatacatctcccctaaaaatcattattaaaaacatcactttggggcgcctgggtggctcagtcggttaagcatccggcttcggctcaggtcatgatctcatggttcgtgagttcgagccccgtgccaggcttaCAGCTCGGAGTGttgaccctgcttcagattctgtgtctccctctctcttggcccctcccctgctcacactctgtctcactgtctctcaaaaataaataaacataaaaaaattttttttaaaaatcactttaccTTGCCACaacttaagtaaaataaaaaacatattacCAAGGTAGAGtttcctacatttaaaaaaggcaggaaaagaggtGTACAATTTCTCCTTAAGTTACTCATTCTGATAGAAAATTCccattttaggggcacttggtggctcaggcagttgagtgtccagcttcggctcaggtcatgatctcacagttcaggagtttgagccctgtgtcaggctctgtgctgacagctcagagcctggagcctgtttcggactctgtgtctccctctgtctctgcacctcccctgctcacactgtgtgtctctctctccttcaaaaataaatatttaaaaaaacctcccattttatttctctgcacTGAGATTACCATGTTTATCTTCAACACCACAGATACTTTCTTGAACAGGTAATTGTACATCATGTTGGATTTTTGTGTGTAATTGGCAAGCTGGCTATTCAATGTCatggttaatattttatatgaaatactaCTTTCTAAATTACTCTATCTTTAAAGTGTGCATTTCAGAAAAACAGTGCTCtaaaaatttgtattattataGCTGATATAGGATATCATGTTATATGTtaggttatattagtttcaggtgcacagcataGTTATTTGATGATTCTGTACATCACTCAatgctcatcacgataagtgtagctaccatctgtccctatacaatgttattgactatatcccctatgctgtacttttcacctccatgactaatttattttataacttgaagttcGTACttcttaacccccttcacctatttcgccCATCCCCTCACTCCCCTGCTGCCTGGAAACCACTGGTTtgagaaaaacaatgtttttagcATGTGAGTTAGTCAAACACAATTTCAGAAGCCCCAAATTTTGACTTCTTGGCCAGTGAGATTATACCTTAACTATAGAAGACAGGATTGACAAATGtctattttcccttttatccTTTCCATATACTCACTCTTGTTGAGGCAGCTTCCAAACCATTAATTGGGAACACAAACCATTAAGACTAGACAAAGCAACCTTAAGGACAAACTATTCAACCTGGAAGAATTTCTACCTCCTGGGTAGAAGAGGAAGATGTCAATCTCCCATATTTGCTTAAGGACTCTTCGCAGCCTACCCCTGGCCTTGCAGTCTGCAGGGTGGAGGTTGTTAGAGACAAATGTGGGAAGACCAGCTGAAAGGAAATCTGGCTGTGGCAAACCACAAAGACACCATGGAGGAATACTGGTAATCTGGTAAGCATTTCAACCATGGACCTTCCTCGGACTGCCCCTAAGTTCCAACTGAATTGATATTAGTGGGAAGAATTACTACAACTAGAAAGGTGTTGtacatgatagaaaaaaaatgcttggtCTTATCATACATGCTTGCTGGCCTGGCTCAGAAAGAGGGGAGCAGTGAAAGAATTCACATCTAATAAGCAAGAGAAAcagtcattcttttcctttttatcttttttgtttttaaagtaagttctactTCCAACATGCGGCTTGCacccacaatcccaagatcaagagttgcatgctctaccgactaagccaggtGGGCTCccctcatccttttctttctaaatcaaggagttcatttttttttttttttggaagggtggggtgggagaagggaagcaCAGCAATTAGAAACAGGACATAAATTTAAGATGATCTTATAATTCATGGGATTTTTCTAAGTACAATTATTAAAACCCTACATTCAAGCTGAACATGTCCATTATGTTCAACAACCTCACAAAAGACATGCAGAAGAGGAATCAGCGTGTTTCTTAtaatagagattaaaataaacGTGTTctcattttaatgagaatttcaatttctttctccaaCATGAGGTGGAGTAAGAGACGTGGAAGAAGTGTCAGCAACCCAAagtcacagaggaagaaatactGTATGAACTCCATGATGCCATGGGAACTAGTGTGATGTGATGAACACCTGTTTATAAAGTCTGGCCCTACGCAGGTGAAAGGGGAACTGAGAACAGAAGGGGACAAGAGAGCAGCCAGGCGTGTTCACCAGTTAGGAGGAAAACCATTTCAAGGAAGCTCATGCAGAAGCACTTGGGTGGAGGCTTCTGGCTGAGTGTCTAGGACTGTCTGCCCATGGGGTTTTGCACACTTCTGAGAACTAAACACTGAGCCCCCAAACCTCCTGGGCAGAGGccccattcagaatagaaagtgACTGTGTGTATGGCCATTTGCATTTCAAGAAGCAGTGTAACTTCAGTTATTAAAATTGTACGTCAGTAGGGCAGAGCCACAGAAAAGTCTAAGAATTGCTTTGTCTCTCCACGCCCAGATGATGCAGTGTAAGGCTGCCTCCAGGAGTTAGGAGAGACAAGACAGACCCGAGGACTCTTAATGCTTAAGAGAACTAATGAAGGCAGGCAAGGGGCCAGGACTTGCATTTACCTTGCCAACTGTACTGTTTCTTCTTAGAGTTCTTTTAATTCAGGggtgagaggaagaagagagaaagaaatgaaacataatGAAAGTTTTCACATCCTCTCacaagaaacagaggaataaaagggaagaggacagaaaaacaaaacctccccccccaacccctgaaaaaaaaaaaaaaaagaaaaaagaaatgagcatgcATGCCTTAATTAATGCCTGTGGGGAGGTAAAGCAGGAGCAGTGTAGTATTATACAGTGGGTCTTAACCACAGGGATCTTTGTGCCCCAGGGGACCTtgagcaatgtctggagacatttttgattgtcacagctTGGGGAAATGCTATTGGCATGCAATGAGTAGAGGCTAGGTAGAGGCAATAATACAAAGGACAGCCTCCCACAACAAAATACAGGGCTCAAAATGCCACTAGTGTGGCTGGTGGGAGAAACCTGTGCTATGATGACACACTTCGCTCAATTTCAAAGGATGACACAATTATTTCTTATGCAATTTCATATGAAACTGCTTCTCCAAAGCAAGTTCCCACTACAGGTCACGAGGTACCACATAGTCAAACCTAACTTTGATATAAACCAAACATTTTTAGACTCAATTACCATGAGTTCACAAAGAAATGCCTAccaagttaagaaaaaaagtaatactaATCGATATAGTGCTAGGATCTTTGGAAAAAACCTAATGCTTTGGGATCAATGCCAAGAATTACTATACTACTACTATATAGTTGACTTATTTGCACTCATTGGTTAGTGTCGGTCTCCCTGAACTAGAAAGTCAGCTTGCTCCATGGAGGCAGTgattctattttgttcactggTGTAGCTCTGGttcctagaatagtgcctgacacacaatAAGCACTCAGTGCATATTTTGGGATGAATGTCTTAAGAAAAATCTATCCAAATTCAACATTACTAATTAGCTAAATGTGAGCATTCCATTTACCCGTACAAAATGTACAGATTTCAGGTCCTGAAATATAAAGAATATCAACATTAACATGCACTCTATGTTGAGCCCACTTGCCAACTGAACAATGGTACCTTTTCTGGTGGTCTCTCCTCACTTGCTGTTTAAGAATTActtctgtcttccctttctcAGCACCTTTCTGGGTGCTTCCTCAAAATTATTTGGCATGTGCCTTAGAAATACTAAACTAATAAAATCCAATGCAAAACTAATTTTGAGCCTTTTGCTTGAAATGCCCTCTTGTCTCCATGTAACTGCCTCATGACTCAAGACCAGACTCAAACATGACCTCCTCCATGAAGTTTCTCCAACTCTTTCTTTTAATGATATTTCCCACCCACTACCTTGGACAGTAATTGTTTTGCCTGTCTGTAAACATGGCCACAAACAAGTTATCCTATCCTTGTGCACATATGTCGCTCCTCCAACCAGAAGGTGCAATCTGTTTTTCCTCCTCTTGAATCCAGGCTAGTCTTGTAACCTACTGACTACCATAATACAGAGGACATGACACAGCACCAATTTCAGGTCTAGGCTTCAGGAGGCCTGGCAGCTTCTGTCTTTGCTTGTTTGGAGCCCTGAGACACTGTCCTGCTAGAAAGGGGGACACAAGAAAAGACAGTGACAGAGGAGAAGATGGAGGGAGACTGAGAGGGAAAAATACCCTGAATGAGAGACTACGAAGAAGGCCCCACAAACCCCCAGCTGTTCTAGTTATAGTTCAGCTGCCACACCACAGAGTGAGGCCTCCGGGGGTACCAGCCATGCTGCCTCAGCCAACAGTCTGTGAAACAGAATCGAGCAGTCCCCATCAAGCTCTGCCTAGACTGCAGAACCGCGAGCAAATAAATGGCAGTTGCTGTTTGAAGCTTTGTTGTGATGCTCTGTGGCAGCTGGTTGCCTTGTCTCCCTGAGGAGACTCCCATGATACCTTTAGGGCTCCGAGCACAGTATTCCGCATGAAGTAGGcacatgaatatttgttgaataaatcaatCAGAAGGTAAATGAGAAGCTGAAGTACAATATTCAGATATAACTACTTTGggattttatttggtttttggatCGTCATATCAAATACCATGACTAATCAAATGCTGACGACATTGTCGAAAGTTACAGTACAGTATGTTGCCAATCATTATTTACTATATGATGTTGCTGTAATTACCTTTCAAGaacagaattcaaaataaaattgcctCTTGAGCAAAAGTATTTTTAACGCAATGCTATTACATGAACTAAGAATCTGCTTAcacattttaagttttcaaagTGTCATTTTTATCATACATTTTGTTATACAAGGAGTTATATTTTACTCtgtatatatgcattttcttACCTTAATTAGATGTAGAAGAGTAACACAGCCCGCTACTATCATTGGCAGTTTCCCTCCTTTTACTTTTTAGATTTCTGATTTGTTTGCATAactgaaaaatacttttataaaagtgCTATGTATCCATTGGGTTGTTCAGTATTGAGTACTGAGAATAACAATCCCATTCTCCTATCGCCACATTTGAAAAGAGTAAGATTTTGCAAGTAATGTGTGTTTTGTCCATTTCTCCAATAACTATTTTCATTTGCTATGGTGACATTCCACTAGACTGTCTTGGAATGGCTCATGCTTTACCTCAGCTCCTAACCATGagaattttcagttaaaatttccCAAACATTATAGAAAACTTAACTAAACTCTACTTAATTTTCTTAACCattaaaatacattgaaatagCCAGGCCTTTGATAATATCTTTTGAGGGAAGGAGAACACCATGTCTGTGGATGCTGTGGGTTTGAGAGAGGCCAGTAAAAAAATACCAGGGCGAGAAAGTGGACAAACAGGGCCAGAGAGACCTCAGGGGCTCTTAGTGATCGAGGCCTGGGGATCAGGAGGGAGGTACTCTAGTTTTCCTTTCTGGCATGCCCCCATGTTCTTCCTGACACCGTTATGAGCCAGGGACTGACAGTTGTCATGAATTTAATACTGGGATCAAACAGGCAGAAAGATTCAATAATGGTAATATGCACATTCCTAAGGGTGCAAAACCACATTACATATATGATTATGATTTCagactatgttaaaaaaaactgcaaaaaaaaaaggtgactatTCTATACTGCAAAACTACAAAAACGTAAGTATATGATGAACTTTTACTATAGAAACCCAATCCCAAATCCCCACctccgcaccccacccccaataaaCTTTAGGATAGGATAGTGTTTGGTTCTTACTATTTGttggatttttcatttctctcttatgCACATAATGGCAGAAGAGGATTAACAAACGTTTGGAATACGTGTACATTTTAATaagaagaaactgaaatgatAAAAGTGTTCCTGTTAAGAATGAGTACGACTCTTCAAATATAAagcagttaaatatatttttatttggaagcAAAATTAACTTTAAGATGCTCTCCATAAGAATATTAAGGAAAAATTTCTGATCATTATCACTGTTACCAGTTTCTTTTTGTGCACATTATAGTGATAAAAAGGACTTACCTTCACATCCCTGTGAATTATGTTATTATCATGACAATAGCGTAGAGCTTCCAGTATCTGTCTCATGTAGTGActgtagaaaaacaaaagaaatctaaaacTGTAAcaacgttttatttttaaaacttaatatagAGTGTCCCTAGTTTGTAACTCCCACCTTCATATTCGCTGCCCGCAGACACTGTTCCATGGAGTAGACAAGACTGGTGGGACGTGAGGCTTAATAATGTAAAAAGTTGGCAGACCCATACGTTTATAAGCTTTGTGAAGAAATTTAACTTGTTCTATAGTTTCTAAGATAACCAAGCCAAAAGAATTTCACACCGTTCATAGATGACATAGCTCTGCAAACTAAAAATTCAAGCTGAAAACAtggtggggagaaaaagcaagTCTCCAACGCTCAGTTAATTGTACTTAGTTACAGTGGATTGCTATTAAGTGAACAGTGCTCAGAGGTACACCTCGGATTCTGACTGAAGGGGTGGGAGCCTTTTATCTGCCAGCAGAGGCTGGCTCTCTGCCTTATTTCCATTTAGCTCTAAGGACAAACAAGAGGAAAGAACCTCCTTATGCGTGCGATTTCTTTTTGCAACATAATCAAGTTTTAGCTGGGGCATCTTTTAATTAAGCAGAGCTGTTTAGGGCCGAAATCCTAGGAAGTCAGACACCTCAGATGCATCGTGTGGCCAGCAGGGGTCTGCAGAGGCTCCCCGCGAGGTCCAGGTGAAAAACACAGGAGGAGTTAGCATTTTAAAGAAAGGCCTTAAACAACGCTTAACAGGGTCAACTAGCCACAGGGTGTAACCAGAGTAGAgtatttttcagtattatttcAGAGCTTACTCTGACTCCACCCCCCACtaattttccagttgtttttctGTAATCCTGCTATTTCTCTCTTTGATCATCTTTCTCTGTATTCtactcccctctttctcttttttcctattatccgtcttcctttttcatttttcccttttccttctcagcCAACCATGACAGAAATGCTATATAACCAACATTATTTGTACTTAttgaattttgctttctttccagaTCTTATATTCctcacactttaaaataaaaactaaataatttaataGTACTTGTAAATGCCCTTGTGTGTATCCTTGtgactcaaaaaaattttttttctctactcctGCTATACAATTAAAAGGCATTTCTATCAACTTCCCTCTTGGATATGCTACTATCAAACTCACATAGATGTCCTTCTCATTGGCATATGCATCATTTCGTGTACTACAACCGAtcaaaagtttccattttttaaatgaaaggtaGGAAAAGAACCTCCAGACTTCGTTCCTACACTTACTGTCTCCTCACAAGTGGGCTCTAGGCAGAGAACTTGGCTCATGCAGTCCTTAGTTGTGATGccaattttttttactttgcaaatGCACACAAAGGGGTTGTGGTCATATACTCTTGGCCTGGTCCCGGGCAGCCTAGAATTAAGTTTCTGTTTAAGTTAGGGGTTCTTAGCTTGGCCCTTTCCTGCTTCAAATCAGGCTGTGAAGGATATGTGTGTGACCCTCTGTAATGGCAGACAACAAatatgaaagcactttgtaaactctAAACCATGCTACAAAGGGTAAAGTcattattattacaatattactaaGTTTAGTCAAAGGTTTAGGAACACCCTATTTGTGCATCTCGATGTGAACATGAGAACAGTGGGTAAGTTTAAATCAGGTAATGTGGACATAGCTTATACCTATAGTATGGACTACTTTGGATACATAGTATTAAGATAGCCACTTATATATTTGTAGTCTAAAGAAAATTCCTATTTCAAAGcgtcattaaaaagaaaatctcaatgaACGAGCATTTTTAATCTAATTATCAGAGTGCTCAATTATTTGAcccaaatatacatacatatcagaatctctggagtATGTTGGgggaagatacatttttttttctccccagataGCACAGCTTAAAGTGATCTTTCTCCACCCTCCCAGTCAGGACTCTGGGGGGCTGTGCATGTGAATAGTGTGcaagcaaaacagaaaagcaaaatccACCCACATGTTCTAGAACTGCTGactaaattttaattagaaagctTCATTTTCATGAATCATCAGGGTGGCCTATACTTTCAGAAAAATGTCGCAATAGAGAAGTTTGCCTCTATCTCCTGTACGGATCAGGAATGAGGACAATTCAGTGGAAGCAAAGAACTGGCCAGCAATCCACTCACTTCCTTTGGTGAGTGATGAAATTGGtgaaagaaaagaggggaggAGACTCTAGGTACAGAGATTATCGCTCTTGCTAGTCAGAAGACACCTTATCTCTGAAATGCTCTTAACAGAATGTCCCTGGCTAAGGATTACCTATGGGAAACAGAATCCAGGATCTTTGAGGCATGGCTGGCTTCCTGGAGGATGTCACTGAAGCTATACAACTCCCCGGGGGCATACAATGGAGCCATCTCATAACTGCAATTCTCCCTTGTGTGTGGGATCCCACATGTAGACACCCCATCTACTCTGGGAAATTGCCCTTGAAAACCCAGACCTCTCTGGTTCAGTTGAGCCTTTTGATCACCtgtaaaattgtaattatttagtAAAGCTTGGTACTAGAGAAGAAGACTGCTCTGATTTGTAAGAGTTTGATTTGATCATCTGATCTTGTATGTTAGTGCACTTGACAACTCATCACCCCTGAAGGAACAGAGGTAATCACTAATTGGGTTGTAAGGACTGTATGCAGTTTTATTTTAGGCCATGCTTTGCTGCTTCTCTGGAAGCTCAACCAATTGGAGAAAAACATTATCAATTTGATTACTTGGTGTCTCCGAGTCTTCCTACAGTTGTGGTCTCACTAGAATACTGATACAAGCTAAATTTCCCAACAATGAATCACAGAatcagaggaggaggggaagttCAAAGTCAACTGATTGAATGTTCTACAACCAAAGGAAGGCTCTACATGCCCTTGTTATGTGGTCATGATCATCTGCAAAAGGGGACATACCTAATACTACTTTCTGAGGATGGCCTTCCCTGCCTTTTGTCATTTTTAGGAAGAATCCTTAATAAATTgtcccaaatctctctctctgcaatgTCACCTACTGGTTCCAATACTACTCCTTACTGGTTCATTCTGGAAAGTtccttccataaaaaaaaaaaaaaaaaaaaaaaattaccattttaacagaaaatatagGTAGATTTTAAAATCAACAGGCTTTCATCTTGATGTATGGAAGCATCTACCTTTACTATAAACCTTGAGATTGGGAAAGATCCCCCAAGTAATCTCACTGTATGGCATCACCGCTACATATTACTATTCTCCTTATGCTGATACCCAGGCCAGTGGCACAGACAGGCTCAAAGTTAAGGAAAAGCAATATGGATGAGTGGGGAACAGGATAAAAGTGGTACTGTTTTAACATCAACCCTGACAGCATATGCGCCAGGTAcctgtgagaagtaagggagatgattcattttaagaaataccaaataaaagctgtgctgtctaattAATAGGTTTAtgacctattggaaatatgtatgaaccACCCCCCACCAACAATGGAGCCCccaacccttagacacttcacttcctggttcttgtTCCCCTCTCCTTTTTGCGGGCTTATTTTtgcaggctttgcaatgagcatgcaccaaagaacaaagggagaagggaatgaaacctctgtgtcacctcagggaatgtacatttgttccagtcAGACTACTTTTTCCCGTATATGGGCATAGGAGACttccgggtaaggctgtaacgtctgtagtactcagccaatgagaaatcaggggagggacttgcacacTAGGAGATAAACTGTCTGCTGTGATTGCCCCGGGTGTGactgtccatcagacacccgctcttgcaagaatgttgattaaagcctcacttcacaGTGCTCCTAGGTGCTTCCCTGCATCCCTCCTTTGACTGGGTCAgtgggtttatttctcacagtactCCAGTGTCACTGTGgtccaaaaggaaaaaagtcatctCCCTTCATCAAGCTTCACTGTTTTATAAAAATCCATGTTCAGAATTTTTAGTTTTCCCTATTTGATGCTGCTGTTGAAAGAGATCAATTT includes:
- the GPR82 gene encoding probable G-protein coupled receptor 82, whose amino-acid sequence is MNNNSTCIQPSRISSMALPIIYTFLCIIGLFGNSLSQWVFLTKIGKKTSTHIYLAHLVTANLLVCSAMPFMGIYFLKGFQWEYRSARCTVVNFLGTLSMHVSMFVSVLILSWIAISRYATLMKKDSVQETTSCYERVFYGHLLKKFRQPNFARKLCVYIWGVVLGIIIPVIIYYSVVEATKGEENVCYNRQTELGAVISQTAGLIGTTFIGFSFLVVLTSYYSFVSHLRKIRTCTSITEKDLTYNSVKRHLLVIQVLLIVCFLPYSIFKPIFYVLHQRGNCQQLNYLIEIKNILTCLASARSSTDPIIFLFLDKTFKKTLYNLFTKSDSPHIHPYS